A genomic window from Triticum urartu cultivar G1812 chromosome 7, Tu2.1, whole genome shotgun sequence includes:
- the LOC125519735 gene encoding nucleolin 1 isoform X2: MGKSSKKSAAPTVVAPAAVLTKGKAGKKREADDEIKKAVSAKKQKAAPAKAVPGPKEAAKKAKKQPPPKKVESSSSEEQSSESEEEEVPKKTAKPVKHESSDDSSDDSSSDEEPAKKPSAKPVTPAASNGSKKGKPESSSSSSEDESDDDEKPAALVKKTPVIESDSSESDSDDSSDETPAAAAKKVDSSDSSESESESEDEEKSKKAAQATKIAPAAAKRKEEPSDSSDSDESDEEPPQKKLKDAAKVTPKSAKKDSSSDDDSSDESSDDEPKKKVTTATKSQKEEPKTPASNKGQATGSKTLWMGNLSFNIEYDQVKQFFAQIGEVVDVRLATHEDGHPKGFGHVEFATAEDAQKALDSLNGGDLMGRPVRLDMAAERGATPRTRDGGSFGKPSGGPSLSVFVKGFDSSQQEDAIRSSLQEHFSKCGEITRVSVPMDYENGASKGIAYMDFTDESSFSKALELSGSDLGGCNLYVAEAKPKGQFGGVGGRSGGRDGGRSGGGRFGRSGGRDGGGRFGRSGGRDGGSRFGRSGGRDGGRGGGRGFQSRQSAGTASAGKKTTFGDD; this comes from the exons ATGGGCAAGTCAAGCAAGAAGTCCGCGGCCCCTACTGTCGTGGCGCCGGCGGCCGTCCTTACCAAGGGGAAGGCCGGGAAGAAGCGCGAAGCCGATGACGAGATCAAGAAGGCTGTAAGCGCAAAGAAACAGAAGGCTGCGCCGGCAAAGGCGGTGCCCGGGCCCAAAgaggccgccaagaaggccaagaagCAGCCGCCGCCCAAGAAGGTTGAGAGCAGCAGCTCTGAGGAGCAGTCATCCGAGtccgaggaggaggag GTTCCTAAGAAGACTGCAAAGCCTGTCAAACACGAGTCTTCAGATGATAGCAGCGACGATTCCTCCTCTGACGAG GAACCTGCAAAGAAGCCTTCTGCTAAACCTGTGACCCCAGCTGCCAGCAACGGCTCAAAGAAAGGCAAGCCTGAGAGCAGCTCTTCTAGTTCTGAGGATGAGTCCGATGATGACGAG AAACCTGCTGCTCTGGTAAAGAAAACACCAGTCATCGAATCTGACAGCTCCGAAAGTGACTCGGATGATAGCTCAGATGAG actcctgctgctgctgccaaGAAGGTAGATTCTTCAGACAGTTCTGAGTCGGAGAGTGAATCTGAGGATGAG GAGAAATCAAAGAAAGCCGCACAGGCCACCAAGATAGCTCCTGCAGCTGCTAAAAGAAAGGAGGAGCCCAGTGATTCCTCAGACAGTGATGAGAGTGATGAAGAGCCTCCCCAGAAAAAGCTGAAG GATGCTGCGAAGGTTACTCCTAAGTCTGCCAAAAAGGACAGCAGCAGTGATGATGACAGTTCTGATGAAAGCTCTGATGATGAGCCTAAAAAG AAAGTTACAACTGCCACAAAATCACAGAAGGAAGAG CCTAAAACTCCTGCTAGCAACAAAGGTCAGGCAACAGGGTCGAAGACCCTTTGGATGGGGAACCTTTCCTTCAATATTGAGTATGATCAAGT GAAGCAATTTTTTGCACAAATTGGAGAGGTCGTTGATGTTCGCCTGGCTACCCATGAAGATGGCCATCCCAAGGGATTTGGTCATGTTGAGTTTGCTACGGCTGAAGATGCTCAGAAA GCGCTTGATTCATTGAATGGTGGAGATCTAATGGGCCGTCCGGTGAGACTTGACATGGCTGCTGAAAGAGGTGCAACTCCTCGCACCAG GGATGGTGGATCTTTTGGAAAACCAAGTGGAGGTCCCAGCCTCTCAGTATTTGTCAAGGGTTTTGATTCATCTCAACAGGAGGATGCT ATTCGGAGCTCTCTTCAAGAACACTTCTCTAAATGTGGAGAAATCACACGTGTCTCAGTTCCGATGGATTATGAGAATGGTGCAAGCAAAGG GATAGCTTACATGGATTTTACTGATGAGAGTTCCTTTTCGAAAGCACTTGAGCTTAGTGGATCTGACCTAGGTGGCTGCAACTTGTATGTTGCTGAAGCTAAGCCTAAGGGTCAATTTGGTGGCGTTGGTGGTCGATCTGGTGGCAGAGATGGTGGCCGCTCTGGTGGTGGCAGGTTTGGCCGGTCTGGTGGCCGTGATGGCGGCGGCAGGTTTGGCCGGTCTGGTGGCCGTGATGGTGGCAGCAGGTTTGGCCGGTCTGGTGGCCGTGATGGCGGCAGAGGAGGCGGCCGAGGCTTTCAGAGCAGACAGAGTGCTGGCACAGCTAGCGCAG GGAAGAAGACCACATTTGGTGACGATTAG
- the LOC125519735 gene encoding nucleolin 1 isoform X1: protein MGKSSKKSAAPTVVAPAAVLTKGKAGKKREADDEIKKAVSAKKQKAAPAKAVPGPKEAAKKAKKQPPPKKVESSSSEEQSSESEEEEVPKKTAKPVKHESSDDSSDDSSSDEEPAKKPSAKPVTPAASNGSKKGKPESSSSSSEDESDDDEKPAALVKKTPVIESDSSESDSDDSSDEDVPAKTPAAAAKKVDSSDSSESESESEDEEKSKKAAQATKIAPAAAKRKEEPSDSSDSDESDEEPPQKKLKDAAKVTPKSAKKDSSSDDDSSDESSDDEPKKKVTTATKSQKEEPKTPASNKGQATGSKTLWMGNLSFNIEYDQVKQFFAQIGEVVDVRLATHEDGHPKGFGHVEFATAEDAQKALDSLNGGDLMGRPVRLDMAAERGATPRTRDGGSFGKPSGGPSLSVFVKGFDSSQQEDAIRSSLQEHFSKCGEITRVSVPMDYENGASKGIAYMDFTDESSFSKALELSGSDLGGCNLYVAEAKPKGQFGGVGGRSGGRDGGRSGGGRFGRSGGRDGGGRFGRSGGRDGGSRFGRSGGRDGGRGGGRGFQSRQSAGTASAGKKTTFGDD from the exons ATGGGCAAGTCAAGCAAGAAGTCCGCGGCCCCTACTGTCGTGGCGCCGGCGGCCGTCCTTACCAAGGGGAAGGCCGGGAAGAAGCGCGAAGCCGATGACGAGATCAAGAAGGCTGTAAGCGCAAAGAAACAGAAGGCTGCGCCGGCAAAGGCGGTGCCCGGGCCCAAAgaggccgccaagaaggccaagaagCAGCCGCCGCCCAAGAAGGTTGAGAGCAGCAGCTCTGAGGAGCAGTCATCCGAGtccgaggaggaggag GTTCCTAAGAAGACTGCAAAGCCTGTCAAACACGAGTCTTCAGATGATAGCAGCGACGATTCCTCCTCTGACGAG GAACCTGCAAAGAAGCCTTCTGCTAAACCTGTGACCCCAGCTGCCAGCAACGGCTCAAAGAAAGGCAAGCCTGAGAGCAGCTCTTCTAGTTCTGAGGATGAGTCCGATGATGACGAG AAACCTGCTGCTCTGGTAAAGAAAACACCAGTCATCGAATCTGACAGCTCCGAAAGTGACTCGGATGATAGCTCAGATGAG GATGTTCCTGCCAAGactcctgctgctgctgccaaGAAGGTAGATTCTTCAGACAGTTCTGAGTCGGAGAGTGAATCTGAGGATGAG GAGAAATCAAAGAAAGCCGCACAGGCCACCAAGATAGCTCCTGCAGCTGCTAAAAGAAAGGAGGAGCCCAGTGATTCCTCAGACAGTGATGAGAGTGATGAAGAGCCTCCCCAGAAAAAGCTGAAG GATGCTGCGAAGGTTACTCCTAAGTCTGCCAAAAAGGACAGCAGCAGTGATGATGACAGTTCTGATGAAAGCTCTGATGATGAGCCTAAAAAG AAAGTTACAACTGCCACAAAATCACAGAAGGAAGAG CCTAAAACTCCTGCTAGCAACAAAGGTCAGGCAACAGGGTCGAAGACCCTTTGGATGGGGAACCTTTCCTTCAATATTGAGTATGATCAAGT GAAGCAATTTTTTGCACAAATTGGAGAGGTCGTTGATGTTCGCCTGGCTACCCATGAAGATGGCCATCCCAAGGGATTTGGTCATGTTGAGTTTGCTACGGCTGAAGATGCTCAGAAA GCGCTTGATTCATTGAATGGTGGAGATCTAATGGGCCGTCCGGTGAGACTTGACATGGCTGCTGAAAGAGGTGCAACTCCTCGCACCAG GGATGGTGGATCTTTTGGAAAACCAAGTGGAGGTCCCAGCCTCTCAGTATTTGTCAAGGGTTTTGATTCATCTCAACAGGAGGATGCT ATTCGGAGCTCTCTTCAAGAACACTTCTCTAAATGTGGAGAAATCACACGTGTCTCAGTTCCGATGGATTATGAGAATGGTGCAAGCAAAGG GATAGCTTACATGGATTTTACTGATGAGAGTTCCTTTTCGAAAGCACTTGAGCTTAGTGGATCTGACCTAGGTGGCTGCAACTTGTATGTTGCTGAAGCTAAGCCTAAGGGTCAATTTGGTGGCGTTGGTGGTCGATCTGGTGGCAGAGATGGTGGCCGCTCTGGTGGTGGCAGGTTTGGCCGGTCTGGTGGCCGTGATGGCGGCGGCAGGTTTGGCCGGTCTGGTGGCCGTGATGGTGGCAGCAGGTTTGGCCGGTCTGGTGGCCGTGATGGCGGCAGAGGAGGCGGCCGAGGCTTTCAGAGCAGACAGAGTGCTGGCACAGCTAGCGCAG GGAAGAAGACCACATTTGGTGACGATTAG